GCGGGGTGAGGTTTAAGGCCGAGACGCACTCTGACGATACGCAGTGCCGCGGATATATCTGCGAGAATTACGGAGCGCATTTTAAATTACCCGACCTTGGGCCGATCGGGGCCAACGGGCTCGCGAACCCGCGGGATTTTGAGACACCGGTCGCCTGGTACGAGGATATCGACGGCGAATTCACTCAGGTCGCAAAATTTGGCGGCAATATTTGGTCGGCACCGATGACGCATTCGCCGCTCGACGTAGTCGCGTGGCACGGCAATTATGCTCCCTACCGTTATGACTTACGCCGATTCAACACTATTGGCTCGATCTCGTACGATCATCCTGACCCGAGCATTTTCACCGTGCTGACGTCGCCATCGGGCGATGCGGGAGTTGCAAATTGCGACTTTGCCATATTTCCCGAACGCTGGCTCGTCGGCGAAGACACGTTTCGTCCGCCGTGGTACCACCGTAACTATATGTCCGAATATATGGGCTTGGTTTACGGCCAGTACGACGCGAAAGAGGAGGGCTTTTTGCCCGGCGGCGGTTCGCTCCATAACCAAATGTCCGCACACGGCCCGGACCTCGACGCCTTTGAAAAAGCATCGAACGCCGATCTCGCTCCGCAAAAACTCGAGGGCACAATGGCATTTATGTTCGAATCGCGGTACATAATCCGCCCGACTCGCTTTGCGATGGAAACCGCACAATTGCAGCACAATTACAGTGAAGTGTGGCAGGGCTTCAAGAAGAACTTCGATAGCTAAGGGTTTGGAGGAATTGAGATGAGATCAACTTTATTTTCAATCGTTTTTCTTATCGCGTTTTTCGCATTTGTCAGTATCGCAAATATTAACGGACAGACACAGAAGCGGCTTACCTCGACGCCGAAGGCGTTTCAAACCTTCTTTGCAAAATTCAAGAGAGCCACGGTAAATGGCGATAAGAAGGTCGTCGCTACGATGACTTCGTTTCCGTTCCGATACGGATGGGATGCGGGAGACGAAGGCACATATGATCGGGCCCAATTCCTCGCAAATTTCGATAAGATATTCGGCGATGCTCGAAACCTATTTAGGCAGAAAAATCCAAAGTTCTATATCGGGAATCACTCATACGGTCTGACGAACGAAGAGGACGCATCACACTACCGGTTTGAAAAACGCGGCTCGATTTACAAGTTTGTCGCCTTTGTCGTCGAACCATGATCGGATTTGTGTGCCTCTCATTATGGCCGAGAACAGCGAACTTAAATTTATCGCAACACCGGAAAAAGGCGAAGTTTCAGCCCTACTGACGCGGCCGGATGGAGCGACGCATTTGCTAGTCTTAGGGCATGGCTCAAGCACAAATATGCGGCATTCGACGATGGAGGCGATCGCAGAGAGTCTCGCTAGGCTAGGCATTGCAACCTTTCGTTATAACTTTCCTTACAGTGAAAACGGCCGTGGGCGGGATTCGAATGACGTTTGCGTGGCGACGGTTCGAATTGCGGCAAGAGCGGCGCGCGAAGCGGCACCTGATCTGTCCTTGCTCGCGGGCGGGCATTCATTCGGCGGGCGTATGACATCGACCGCTCAATCCAAAGAGCCGATTGACCGTGTAAAAGGCTTGGTTTTCTTTTCGTTTCCGCTACATCTCGCCGGACGGCCTGACACAAAACGCGCCGAGCACCTCGCAAATATTGATGTTCCGATGCTCTTTCTTTCGGGGACACGCGATGAACTTGCGACGCTCGATCTGCTCGAACCGACGATCAAAGGTCTCGGCGAGCGAGCAACGCTTCACCTGATCGACACCGCAAATCACAGCTACAAGATCCTCAAAAAAACGCGAACGTCCGACGAAGATGTTTTCACCGAAATGGCCCGCGTGACGCGCGAATGGCTTCTGAGCATCTGATATTTTTTTTACTTGCCCGGCGCAATTTGTAATAGAATCTAATGCGTATGAGACACTTCATTTTTCTAGTCGGCATAATGATATTCGCATCGGTCGCCTCACCGTCGCAGTCGCCGACGGGCGAAGCGCAAAACAAGCCGTTTTTGATGTCGGTAGAGGATGTGTTTTACATTTCGGGGCGTGGCGTTGTCGCGACCGGAAAGATCGAACGCGGTACGATCAAAACCGGCGATACGGTCGAGATCATTGGGATTCGTGCCACAAAAACCGCAACTGTTTCGGGCATCGAACGGTTTCGCAAGATCGTGGCCGAGGGAACGGCCGGCGAGATCGTCGGCATAATGTTGCGAGGCGTCGAGCGAATGGACGTCGAACGCGGACAAGTGATCGCAGATCCGGGCAGCACCAAGGCTTTCACCAAGTTTAGGGCAAAGATCGATCTGACCTTGGTAAGTGACGGTGGTCGAAAGACGCCTATGGCGAGCGGATTCAGGCCGCAAGTTATGATCCGGACCGGCAGCTTTTCCGGAAGTTTGACCTTTAGTTTGGGAAAGACCCAAGCCGCTGCAGGAGACAAGGACGTTGAGGTCGAGATCGAATTGACGCAACCCGCGCCGCTCGAAAAGGGACAACCCTTTACATTTCGCGAATTCGGCAGGGCGATCGCCACGGGCGTAGTCAGCGACGTCATACCACCAAAATAGATGTGCCGTAATATCAAAACACTATTCAATTTCGATCCGCCGGCGAATAGCGACGAGGTCAATGCATCGGCACTTCAGTTCGTACGCAAGTTGTCGGGCTTTAACACACCGTCAAAAGCGAACTCAGCAGCTTTTCTACTTGCGGTGGAGCGTGTTTCGGCGGCCGCTCAGGAGATGTTGAATTCTCTCGAAACGAACGCGCCGCCGCGAGACCGTGAGGTCGAAGCCGAGCGAGCGAGAGCAAGATCGGCTATAAGATTTGGGAAGAGTTAGGCTATGGGTGTATTACGAAAAGTTGTTCAAACGCGACACGTTCTGGCGGTTAAAGATCTAGCCGTTGCTGCCGAATATTTCAAAGAAGAGCTCGGCTTTGATCTCGATTTCACCGCTCCCGGCTGGGAGTTTCTATCGTTTGGCGATTTCAAAGTAATGCTTGGCGAGTGCTCCGACGAAATGACCGCCGAGGAAACCGGCAACCACTCCTGGTTCGCTCACGCCCTTGTTGAAAATGTCGATGATGTCTACGGAGAATTTGTGGAGCGTGGGGCAAAGATACACGCGCCCATATCGACTAAGGCGTGGGGGATCCGTGACTTCACCGTGATCACGCCGGATGGACATCGGATCGTTTTCGGACAAACAATGAGTTAGGTGATAATATGGCGAAACTTTGGAAGAAAGGTCGCGGAAAGCTCGGCCTATTCGAACCGCTGATCGGCATCTGGGTAGCCGAATCCGACACGCCGATGGGCAAAATGAAATGCACACGCACCTTTGCGAAGCTGTACGGTGATAAGTGGATAACGCTCGATGCCGACTGGGACTTTGGCGGCAAGCACTACGTGGAACACGCAGTCTACGGTGTCGCGGATGATGGAGCTATTACTTTCTGGTCGTTCACTTCGGACGGTAAGCGTTCCGAAGGGAAACTCGCGGACGGCAACGATGTACATTCTGAGGCGATCGCATTCGAAGCACAGATGCCGGCGGGACGTGCTCGTATGATCTACTGGCCACACGAAGACGGCTCAGTAAACTGGGCCGTCGAATCAAAAACAAAGAAAGGGTGGAATAGGTTTACACATCACACCTATCGCAAGCTAGGCTGATCATCCTATCTCGCTCTCGTCGATATCAAAGTTCGCATAGACTTTTTGGACGTCGTCATTGTCGTCGAGGGCGTCGTAGAGCTTCATCATTTTGCGAGCGTCATCGCCGGTGAGCGCGATGTAGTTTTGCGGGATCATCGAGATCTCAGCGGCTTGAGTCTCGATGCCGGCAGCCTTGAGAGCGTCGGTGACGGCCTCGAAAGCGTCAGGCGTCGTAAATATCTCAAAAACGTCGCCCTCGTCCTGCAGGTCGTCGGCACCTGCCTCGATCACTATGTCAAAGAGTTCGTCTTCGCCCTTGGCGGCCTTATCGACTACGATGTAGCCCTTCTTATCAAACATCCACGCAACGGAGCCGGCCTCGCCCATATTACCGCCATTTTTGGAAAAAATGTGGCGGATCTCGGCGACTGTGCGATTGCGGTTGTCGGTCATCGTTTCGACCAGCACGGCGACACCGCCGAGGCCGTAGCCCTCATAAGTGATCTCGTCGTAAGCGACACCCTCAAGCTGGCCCGTGCCGCGTTTTATTGCGCGGTCGATGGTGTCATTGGGCATATTTAGCCCTTTCGCATCGGTCACGGCTTTGCGCAGACGGGCATTGGAGTCCAGGTCGCCGGTGCCGCCGGTACGTGCGGCAACCGTGATCTCCTTGATCAGTTTGGTAAATATCTTGCCGCGTTTTGCGTCCAAAGCACCTTTTTTGTGCTTAATAGTGTGCCACTTCGAGTGTCCTGACATTAGTGTTTATCCTTTTGAGGCAAATTGCATTCGGGCTATAAAGGCATACTGACCAAAGTTGATGTTTCTGCCAACGACTTAGCCGACTTGAAAATATAACACGCCGTTATTTACCTTTCAAAACCGCAAGCCATCTAGCCCCAATGGACCTCGCGGATCTGGCCCTCGTCACGAAGGACGTTGTGGATCAGATCGCAAAGTCGTCCGCGGAGCTCCGAATCCTTCGAACCAAAGACTTTCCACCGATTTAGTTTTTCGATAGTGATACGCCAATCAGCATAGCCCGAGCCGATCGTCTCGTCGATGATGTCAAAATCGAGCTTAAACTTTTCACCCTCGGCCGTAACTGTATCGGTCCAGCCGTGCTCATCGCGACTCGGTTCGGCAAAGATAAATTCGCCGCCCTGTGACTTACTGATAAACCATCGAGCCAGGTCTTCGCCGATCCGGCCATCGCCGGCGTCCCGGCGTGTGCTGTCAAAAAGCTCAGTCGTGAATGAGATATGATTTTTCATTTTGTAACCTCGTCAAACTCTGATTGTGACAGGTTAGCGATCTTTATTCTCTTATTTTTTGAGGTTTCGCCGCTGACGATCGTTATGTCGCTTTTGGCGACTCTAAATTTCTTGGCAAATAGCTTGATCAACTCAGCATTTGCGGCACCATCGACCGGCGGCGAAGCGATCCGCACCTTGAGTGCGCCGTCGTGTTCGCCGACGATCTCACTCTTAGATGCCCGCGGAACGACGCGAACGTCAAAAACGATGGATCCATCTTTATCAAGAAAATTCATTGATGTAGCAAAAGTGTACTGCGTTTACTGAAACAATTGAGATATTATAGCTGACAAATCTGCACTGGGGACATTTCTTATGAGATCACGACCCGTCCGCCGCTTAACCATTCTTTTCGTCGCTCTTGCGACGGCCGCATCGATCACTGCCTACTTCATCCAAACGCGCTCGACGTGGGCAGGTACCGATCCCGTGTGGCCGACTTCATCTGATTCCTTCAGGCCGTCGACGCCGGCGGGAAAGTTGATCCTCGACTCGTCTACGGGACTGCCCGCGGTCGCACCAATGACGATGAATTTTGTCCGAACGCCCGATACAGGCGGCCCGGACGGCAAA
This is a stretch of genomic DNA from Chloracidobacterium sp.. It encodes these proteins:
- a CDS encoding homogentisate 1,2-dioxygenase, which encodes MNLKYQTGFGNEFATEAVEGALPIGRNSPQKAPLGLYAEQLSGTAFTVPRAGNKRTWTYRIRPSAMHRPFERLDNKRWQSTPDVSEVTPNQLRWDPLQVPTEPTDFIDGITTIALNGDLFSQTGIGIHIYACNKGMGDRYFYNADAEMLIVPEMGRIGFLTELGAIQAGPGEVVVIPRGVRFKAETHSDDTQCRGYICENYGAHFKLPDLGPIGANGLANPRDFETPVAWYEDIDGEFTQVAKFGGNIWSAPMTHSPLDVVAWHGNYAPYRYDLRRFNTIGSISYDHPDPSIFTVLTSPSGDAGVANCDFAIFPERWLVGEDTFRPPWYHRNYMSEYMGLVYGQYDAKEEGFLPGGGSLHNQMSAHGPDLDAFEKASNADLAPQKLEGTMAFMFESRYIIRPTRFAMETAQLQHNYSEVWQGFKKNFDS
- a CDS encoding DUF2277 domain-containing protein, whose translation is MCRNIKTLFNFDPPANSDEVNASALQFVRKLSGFNTPSKANSAAFLLAVERVSAAAQEMLNSLETNAPPRDREVEAERARARSAIRFGKS
- a CDS encoding YggU family protein — translated: MNFLDKDGSIVFDVRVVPRASKSEIVGEHDGALKVRIASPPVDGAANAELIKLFAKKFRVAKSDITIVSGETSKNKRIKIANLSQSEFDEVTK
- a CDS encoding alpha/beta hydrolase, which produces MAENSELKFIATPEKGEVSALLTRPDGATHLLVLGHGSSTNMRHSTMEAIAESLARLGIATFRYNFPYSENGRGRDSNDVCVATVRIAARAAREAAPDLSLLAGGHSFGGRMTSTAQSKEPIDRVKGLVFFSFPLHLAGRPDTKRAEHLANIDVPMLFLSGTRDELATLDLLEPTIKGLGERATLHLIDTANHSYKILKKTRTSDEDVFTEMARVTREWLLSI
- a CDS encoding YebC/PmpR family DNA-binding transcriptional regulator, whose amino-acid sequence is MSGHSKWHTIKHKKGALDAKRGKIFTKLIKEITVAARTGGTGDLDSNARLRKAVTDAKGLNMPNDTIDRAIKRGTGQLEGVAYDEITYEGYGLGGVAVLVETMTDNRNRTVAEIRHIFSKNGGNMGEAGSVAWMFDKKGYIVVDKAAKGEDELFDIVIEAGADDLQDEGDVFEIFTTPDAFEAVTDALKAAGIETQAAEISMIPQNYIALTGDDARKMMKLYDALDDNDDVQKVYANFDIDESEIG
- a CDS encoding VOC family protein gives rise to the protein MGVLRKVVQTRHVLAVKDLAVAAEYFKEELGFDLDFTAPGWEFLSFGDFKVMLGECSDEMTAEETGNHSWFAHALVENVDDVYGEFVERGAKIHAPISTKAWGIRDFTVITPDGHRIVFGQTMS